The sequence below is a genomic window from Fibrobacterota bacterium.
AGGAGTTTCGTCCATGGATGTGCCCAAGGCTTCTAAGGAACGCCAAGAATCCCGCCGCGTCGCCGGGGTATCCGCTTCTTCCCCTAGGATCGAGCCCCGGGTCCGCTTCATGCAGGATGAGGACGGGCTGGGCGCGTATTTGCGCGAGATCGGGAAGAACCGATTACTCTCGCTGGGGGAGGAGCGCGAGCTCTTGGCCCGTATGCGCAAGGGCGACAAGCGCGCCTTCAAGGATCTCATCACCGCGAACCTCCGTTTCGTGGTTTCGGTATGCCGCAAATACCAGCATCAGGGCCTGCCGCTCATCGATTTGATCAGCGAAGGGAATCTCGGCCTTATCCGCGCGGCGCAAAGCTTCGACGATACCCGCACTTGCCGCTTCATCAGCTACGCCGTGTGGTGGGTGCGCCAGCGCATATTGCAAGCGCTCGCGGAACAATCCCGGAACATCAGCCTGCCGGTAGGGAAAGCGGCCTTGTTGCGTAAGCTGAGCCATGTGCGCAAGATCCTGGAACAGAAGCAGGGTCGCGAACCGCTGCCCAGCGAACTCGCCGAAGCCCTGCGTATCAACGAGAAAGAGGTGCTGGATCTTTTGCAAGCGGGCCGGAGCTCGCTGTCGTTGAGCGAACCCGGCGCCGGAATGGAAGACATCCCCATCGAAGACATGATCGCGGATCAAAGCGCGGAAAGCCCGGACCAGAGGATCGACGCCGCCCGCCGCCAGCGCGGCGTGCTCGAGGTGGTTAACGGGCTCAAGGAACTGGAAGCCCTGGTGTTGCGTTTGTACTTCGGACTGGGCCAGGAACATGCCTTAACGCTGGAGGAAATCAGCCAGCGGCTGGACGTCAGCCCGGAGCGCATCCGCCAGATCAAGGAGAACGCGCTCCATCGGCTGCGTCATCCCAGCCGCATCCAACAGCTCATGGACGTCGCCTGAAGGCGACGGCCGCGGCCCGGTCCCGATACCGCCCCGTCGACGCTACCGTAACTTCGATGTTACGGTAGCGTTTTTTTTGGCCATCAACCATGGGGTAAACCCGAGGGCGGAATCCGTCGTGGCGGGCTACCGGGGTTTGAGGTCTTGAAAAAGAGGAAGGCATGGGGGCATAATCATCAAGAATGCGCCTTTCCCCGCTTTTCACCATTTGCGCGATAATCGCGTCCTGCTTCCAACATGCCCTGGCCTCGGAGGCGGACACGGTCGATCAAAAGCGCGTGCATGCCGAATACGGGGACGGCAATTTCGAAACCGTGGTGCAAATCCTGGAAGATTACCGCGGCCGACATGAGCATTACCGCGCGGCCGACAGCGTGGTGATCGCGAAGTATCTCGGGGTGATCTACGCGGCCAACCCCGATTCCCGCGAGAAGGGCAAGTACTGGCTCTACCGCATGCTGCAACTCGATCCCGGGCAGGACCTGGTCGATTTGTACGTGGGCGAGGAGGTCCAGGCGGTCTTCGACAAGGTGCGGCAGGAATTCGTGGTGCGCCGCAATTACCGGGGCATAAACGATACCCGGCTCAACAAGGCGGTGGCCGCGGGCGATCCCCCTAAACGCGATACCGTGGTCCGCAAGGACACCGTCGTGGTCAGGGACAATTATTTATCGCCAATCGTGACTCCGATCACCGAGGGGATAAGGGGCGGCTACGACGAAGTGAAGGGCGGGATCAAGGCCGGCATCGAAGCCGGGTACGTCCCCGTCAAAGAAGAGGCCCGCCCGGACGATAACGGCTTGACCGGCAACATCAACGCGGGGGCCGGGCTCAAGTTCGTGGAATCCCGTTGGGAAACCCTGGCCGGATTCTCGGACGAAACCGGCTTCCGGGTGGCGGCGGATTTCCGTAGGCGCAAGTGGCCCATCAATATCGCCCTCGACTTCAACTACGCGTTCTCGCCCGAGGTCTACCAAGACCTGACGGGTAGCGGGCATGGCCTGGCGAAGCAGACGATCCGCACCTACGAGATTTGCGCCGGGGTGCGCAAGATATTCGACTTCAAGCTCTACAGCGTCCGGCCCTTCTTCGGCGGGGGCCTGGGATACCTGTATACGGAATGGGATCTCAAGAGCGACAATTACGATTCCCATCTGCCGGGCGACGCCACGGGCATCTGGGTCAACGGCGGCGTCTATTGGGAGCTGGATCGGCATTTCAACATCGGCATCGATTGGATGTACTCCTGGGCCAAGATAAGCTTCTACAACGAGTCCCTCAATAACGGCGGACAGCACCTGAATATGCTACTGGGCTACCATTACTGAAGCGCCGCCCCTTGGGGCCTTTTCCGGCATGCGCGACATCCTCATCCTACAAACCGCCCGGCTGGGCGACCTCGCGCAAACGGCTCCCATGCTGCGGAGCCTGCGCCGGAACCATCCCGGGGCCCGCCTGACCCTGGTCGCCCAAGCGGGTCCGGCGGGACTTTTGGCCGATTCGGGACTATGCGATCGCTTGGTTTGCGTGCCTTACGATGAACTCGGATCCCTGGCTGATCCCGCGGTCGAGAACGCATTCCCGGGCATCGGCTCCTTCGCGGCGGAACCCGCTTTCAGCGCGGAATACGATCTGCTGGTCAACCTCTCCAACGATCTGGGTACCGCCGTCCTCTGCCGCCGGATCGCGGCGCGGCGCAAGCTTGGGCGCATCCACTCATTCGAAGGCGAACTGCGTTTGCTCGGTCCTTGGTCCAAGTACTTGTATGCCATGGTCACGCATCGCCGCGAAAACCTCTTCAACTTGGTGGACATCCAAACCGGAATTGCCGGCCTGGCCCCGCATCCGGAGACCGTTTCCTTGCCCGTATCCGAAGGCCGCCGCATTGAGGCCCTGGCCCTGTTGGCCGGGTTTGGAATTCGTCCCGGTCGGCTTTTGGTTTCCGGGAAACCGTTGCTCCCAGGGCAGCCTTTGGCCGCTGGGCAAACCTTGGTTCCTGGCCAAACCTTGGTTGCTTTGCAGGCCGGGGCCAGCTCTTTGCATCGCGCCTGGTCGCTGGAGAATT
It includes:
- a CDS encoding RNA polymerase sigma factor RpoD/SigA; its protein translation is MPKASKERQESRRVAGVSASSPRIEPRVRFMQDEDGLGAYLREIGKNRLLSLGEERELLARMRKGDKRAFKDLITANLRFVVSVCRKYQHQGLPLIDLISEGNLGLIRAAQSFDDTRTCRFISYAVWWVRQRILQALAEQSRNISLPVGKAALLRKLSHVRKILEQKQGREPLPSELAEALRINEKEVLDLLQAGRSSLSLSEPGAGMEDIPIEDMIADQSAESPDQRIDAARRQRGVLEVVNGLKELEALVLRLYFGLGQEHALTLEEISQRLDVSPERIRQIKENALHRLRHPSRIQQLMDVA